The DNA region CATAAAGCAGAGAAATCACACTTTGTCTTGCTTGATGTCTGCTAGCCATTTTAAGCCTTTAAAATGTGAGTGAGTCCAAGCATTTCTATGAGGCTAGTCATAGCTTCAAATCCCTTATTTCCAGCTTTTGAGCCTGCTCTTTCTATGGCTTGTTCTAAGGTATCTGTGGTTAAAACGCCAAAACTCACAGGCACATTATATTTTAAACTTATATTTGCAATGCCCTTAGTTGTTTCAGCCGAAACATAGTCAAAATGGGGCGTTGAGCCTCTTATCACCGCACCTAAGCAACAAATCGCATCAAATTTCTTACTTTCAATCGCCACTTTAAGCGCAAAAGGCACTTCAAAAGCACCCGGCACTAAAACAAGGCTTAAATTTTCCTCTTTTCCTCCGTGTCTTAAAAAGGCGTCTTTAGCACCCTCGACTAAGCGGTCTGTGATGATGTGATTAAATCTTGAATTGATGATTGCAATTTTTTCATCGCCTCTTAAATGGAGTTTTCCCTCTAAAATTTGCATAATTTTTCCTTATATGATTTCTTGTATTTTTAAAAGTGTGCTAACGCAGTCTTTTAGTCGCTTGATATTTAGCATATTTGCCCCATCGCATAAAGCCTCGCAAGGATTAATGTGCGTTTCAAAGAAAAAGCCATCAACCCCAACAGCCGCCGCCGCCCTTGCTAAAGGCTCGACAAATTCACTCTTTCCGCCACTACTACCTCCTGCGGCTCCTGGCATTTGCACACTATGAGTAGCGTCAAAAATGACAGGTGCAAATTCACGCATAATCACTAAAGAACGCATATCAACAACCAAATTTCCATAGCCAAAGCTACTTCCCCTCTCTGCCACAAAAACACCATTTTTCTCCGCTATCTCATAGCCTTGTTCCTTAATTCCACGCGTTTGAAGCACTTTTTTAATGCTATATTGTATGTCGCTTGGTGTGAGAAACTGCCCTTTTTTAATATTGATTTTTGCGGGAGTTTTTGCTACGGCGACAAGCAGGTCCGTTTGACGACATAAAAAAGCAGGGATTTGAAGCACATCAGCGACTTCACTTGCTCTTTTTGCTTGATGACTTTCGTGAATGTCTGTTAAAATTTGCATTTTAAATTTATCTTTAACTTTTTGTAAAATTTCTAAGCCTCTTTCAAGTCCGGGACCACGAAAAGAACTTATGCTCGTGCGATTTGCTTTATCAAAGCTCGATTTAAAATAAAAGTCGATTTTGTCATTTTCATTGAATTCTTGTAAAGCTTCTGCTACGCTAAAGACAAGCTCCTCGCTTTCTATCACGCAAGGACCTGCGATTAAAATCATTTTTTTCATCATATTTCCTCTACAAATTTGCAAAAAGATTATAACAAAGAATATTTAATTGTCTGTGAAAAAACCCTCTTAAAGAGGGCTTGAGATTAAGAAAATTGAGGTTTGATTTGTGCGATCCAAGCGTCTATTCTTGCTTCGGTTTGATCTTCTTGATTGTCGTTATCTAAAGCTAGTCCAACAAATTTACCATCAACGACCGCATCGCTAGATTCAAAATTGTAGCCATCTGTGGAAACTTCGCCAACTAAAGTTGCACCAGCATCTTTTAAATTTTGCGCTAATTTTCCCATACCACCACAATAAGTATCCGAATAGCTTTCGCTATCACCCATACCAAAGACTGCTACAACCTTACCGCTAAGGCTTAATCCTGAAAAGTCAAAGCCATCCCAGTCATCTTGCAAATCGCCACTTCCCCAAGTCGAAGTTCCGCAAATAAGCTTGTCGTAAGAATTGATTTTGTCTGCATTAATGTCCGCTATATTTAAAACATCGCTAATGCCAAGTTTATCAGCTATGATGTTTGCCGCACTTTCAGTGTTTCCCATAGCACTTCCGTAAATTACTGCTACTGCCATTTGTTCTCCTTGAAATTTAATATCTGTTAATTTTAGCATAGTTTTGCTAAATCATACAAAAAAAGTTTTATTTGTTAGTATTTAGAGCAAGAAAATTCCTTATCTAGTTTAAAAATTTTGCAATACTCACAATATACGCAACTTACGCTTCTTTTAGCGCATACTAAGGGAATTTTACGCTTTTTTGCTTCGGTTTTGATTTTTTTCATTGTGTTGTGGTTGAGAAAGCTTGTGAGCATAACTACGCATTGTGTGTCGTTTGGGATAGGCTTTTTATTGACTCTGTTTTCATTTCTTGCATCCCAATGCACGATTTTTTTAGCACCTAAATCTTGTAAAACTGCTCGAATGGGCGTTATTTCATCTGCGCCTATGACTAAAACTGACATTGTGTTTCCTTTTTTATATTTTGATAATAATTATTATATTATAAAAAACTGAATAAATTTTGAATTTTATTATCAAAATAAAAGGAATTTAGCTTAAAATTTCATAAAAACTTAAGCTTGTAGCACCGAATTTTTTTAATTTTGTTTTTGTGAAATTCGCTATATTTTCAGGCGTTTCAGCCTTGCTTTGATGTTCTAAGATGATACGCTCTACCCCACTTAAATCAAGTTTTTGTAAAAAATGATAAATCTTATCATAAATTCCGCTAAATCCTTCGCGTATATTAAAAGGTGGGTCAAAATATAAAATAACAGGTTTATTAAGACTTTTTAAAAGCTCTGGCAAAAGTAAAAAGCTATCTCCGTTTAGAATTTCAAGCTCTATTTCAAGGCTTTTGGCATTTTGCGAGGCGATTTTAAAGGCGTTTTTGTCGAGTTCGATCGCATAAGCTTTTAAGGCATAATTGCTTAAAGCTTCAGCAGCCATTAAAGCACTTCCACCAAAGGCTTCAATGAAAATTTTCCCTCTTAAATTCTCTCTTAAGACATTAAAAACGCAAGCTTTTACTATGCTTTTGGTGCTTCTTGTTTTTTCAAGGCTTGGTAAAAGTAGTTTTTTGCCTTTAAATCGACCGCTTTCTATGGCGGTGTAGAGTTTTTGAAAGCTTTTACTCATTAACTAAGGCTTTGACGAGTTTATTTTTAAGCTCTAAAATCGCCATATCGATT from Campylobacter upsaliensis includes:
- the ribH gene encoding 6,7-dimethyl-8-ribityllumazine synthase, giving the protein MQILEGKLHLRGDEKIAIINSRFNHIITDRLVEGAKDAFLRHGGKEENLSLVLVPGAFEVPFALKVAIESKKFDAICCLGAVIRGSTPHFDYVSAETTKGIANISLKYNVPVSFGVLTTDTLEQAIERAGSKAGNKGFEAMTSLIEMLGLTHILKA
- the kdsA gene encoding 3-deoxy-8-phosphooctulonate synthase, translated to MKKMILIAGPCVIESEELVFSVAEALQEFNENDKIDFYFKSSFDKANRTSISSFRGPGLERGLEILQKVKDKFKMQILTDIHESHQAKRASEVADVLQIPAFLCRQTDLLVAVAKTPAKINIKKGQFLTPSDIQYSIKKVLQTRGIKEQGYEIAEKNGVFVAERGSSFGYGNLVVDMRSLVIMREFAPVIFDATHSVQMPGAAGGSSGGKSEFVEPLARAAAAVGVDGFFFETHINPCEALCDGANMLNIKRLKDCVSTLLKIQEII
- the fldA gene encoding flavodoxin FldA, coding for MAVAVIYGSAMGNTESAANIIADKLGISDVLNIADINADKINSYDKLICGTSTWGSGDLQDDWDGFDFSGLSLSGKVVAVFGMGDSESYSDTYCGGMGKLAQNLKDAGATLVGEVSTDGYNFESSDAVVDGKFVGLALDNDNQEDQTEARIDAWIAQIKPQFS
- a CDS encoding DUF2325 domain-containing protein; this translates as MSVLVIGADEITPIRAVLQDLGAKKIVHWDARNENRVNKKPIPNDTQCVVMLTSFLNHNTMKKIKTEAKKRKIPLVCAKRSVSCVYCEYCKIFKLDKEFSCSKY